From Nerophis lumbriciformis linkage group LG13, RoL_Nlum_v2.1, whole genome shotgun sequence, one genomic window encodes:
- the LOC140679316 gene encoding uncharacterized protein, whose translation MNARQEERPLQQQEDAQPPHIKEEEEDLWVTQEEEFLPGQEDTDLSKFPLTVVSVKTEEHEDKALESSQLHHSPSVQQVSAGSHEEEWHTSVGQKELQAPSHIKEEQLHDEDEAQSLQLHHSQSEENRGAELVSQHITEADGEHCEDIKSEPDSIFAPLSDMDHMMSHSSDHSDHIQKPLESKNDSKGDTRHHTNNKHFDCSDCGKSFTWKSDFTRHIRIHTGEKPFTCSVCKKSFSRKEQMTIHMRTHTGEKPFACSACAKRFKTKKEMIFHMRTHTGEKPFTCSVCKKSFSTKPTMTTHMRLHTGEKPFACSSCAKTFITKKEIILHLRTHLHEKRLTCSVCKKIFSRKGIMTTHMRTHTGEKPFTCSVCKKSFSIKQVMTTHMKTHTGEKPFACSACAKRFYTKKEMILHMRTHTGEKPFTCSVCKKSFSRKENMTTHMRTHNGKKPFSCTVCDKMFRYKYQVSRHECVTVMEAAGM comes from the exons ATGAACGCTCGTCAAGAAGAACGTCcccttcagcagcaggaggatgcacagcccccccacattaaagaagaagaggaggatctcTGGGTTACTCAGGAGGAAGAGTTTCTTCCAGGGCAGGAGGACACTgatctcagcaagtttccactgacagttgtctctgtgaagactgaagagcatgaagacaaagcacttgagtcctcacagcttcatcacagtccaa gcGTCCAGcaggtgtcagcggggagtcatgaagaggagtggcacaccagtgtgggacagaaggagctacaggccccctcccacattaaagaggagcagcttcatgatgaagatgaagctcagtccttacagcttcatcacagtcaaagtgaggagaacagaggggcggagcttgtaagtcaacacatcacagaagctgatggagagcattgtgaagatatcaagtcagaaccagacagcatctttgctccactgtcagacatggaccacatgatgtcacactcttctgatcacagtgaccacatccaaaaacctttggagagtaaaaatgactctaaaggtgatacgagacatcacactaacaacaaacactttgactgctctgattgtgggaaatcatttacatGGAAGAGTGATTTTACAAGACACAttagaatacatactggagagaaaccttttacttgctctgtttgtaagaagagtttctccagaaaggaacaaatgaccatacacatgagaacacacactggagagaaaccttttgcatgctcagcttgtgctaaaagattcaaaactaagaaggaaatgatatttcacatgagaacacacacaggtgagaaaccttttacttgctctgtttgtaagaagagtttctccacaaaacctaccatgaccacacacatgagactacacactggagagaaaccttttgcttgctcatctTGTGCTAAAACATTCATcactaagaaggaaattatattgcacctgagaacacacctACATGAGAAACGTttaacttgctctgtttgtaagaagattttctccagaaagggtatcatgaccacacacatgagaacacacactggagagaaaccttttacttgctctgtttgtaagaagagtttctccatcaAGCaagtcatgaccacacacatgaaaacacacactggagagaaaccttttgcttgctcagcttgtgctaaaagattctacACTAAGAAagaaatgatattacacatgagaacacacacaggtgagaaaccttttacttgctctgtttgtaagaagagtttctccagaaaggaaaacatgaccacacacatgagaacacacaatggaaagaaaccgtttagttgcactgtgtgtgataagatgttcaggtataagtatcaggtcagtagacacgagtgtgtaacagtcatggaagctgcagggatgtaa